The sequence GCGTCGAGGGAAAATGGTGGTGCCATTAAGTGCCTGCTCGAAACAGCCAATCagcagtggagagatggagactgcacGTGGTCTGTCACGCCTTACATCGCAACCGAGATCAAATAATGACAGAATGTGCTACACACGACGAAAATCTGTACTTTTTAGGATTCCAGCAGTCGGCTCAAGTGCTCATGGATTCACTGAAAGACGTTTCTGTATCAACATGGCCTTCGAAAATATGCTTTGTGTCATCCTGTTTGAAAGTGATTTTTTGGTTATGCATAAACTGCTTAGCAGCTGATTAGCATGACGAAAAATACGAATTACTACCATCGCCCACTAAACCAGAACTAATTTCTTATCTGGTCCTGCTTCGGGCAAGGTATGGCATCGAAAATAAGGACCCTACTTTGTTGTACCTCATCTAGCGGTGTTAGTGATATGTTATCACTATATTAATTTTACATTAAACCTTCAGTGCGTCCCAGCCTCTCGTTTAATAGAAGCTATTTAGGTTGGAGTAGTGGTTCTGAAAATACGTGTACATGTTCAGTGTGGAGTCCTTCTGAATGGGTTAACAGTAGAGTTGGAATATTTATTTTGGCACAGCCTCAGAGACGTAAAATTATTGAGCCTATATTTCCAGGCACGAAACAGCCATTTCTATAAGCTACTTTTTTAATAGCATTAAATTAGAATTGGACTACAATAAGTTGGCTGCAAATAGACGGCTTCGTCCATGCTGAAATGTTTCCGAAAGCACGATTACATTACGCTCCAGAGGAATTTATAGGGGAACTACAAGAATTGCTTCTTGTTCTTCATTAATTTATTTCTAAGCCTTTTACGTGTGGTAGGATAGATAAACTGCTCTAACAAAAACCTTAATTCTTTTCCCGTGTCTGGTACGATGCCTTTGTGTAAATTGTCACACATTAATGCACAACTTCTGTCATAAAGTCCGCTTCTGGATTATTTTGGATATTGTCATTCACATTGTGCTTCCTCCATCACATTCGTCATTAAACGTTCGGGTAAGGCCTCCTTATATGGCTATCAGTTCTTTTTTTCTACTGCCTGGCGTAATGTAACTGGAGTACATAAAGAATTTAGATATTTACTCTTGTGTAAGCTTTCACATTGTTATGAAGTTTTCTAGAATGCAAAAGTTGCCACCGCAAATTCGATGTTCTGTTGTCAGAACACATTTCTGTAGTAATTTCTTCAGAGTGACTTACTGAAGTTGTATGTGATTGCTTATGGGAGTCCTGCAACTTGTAGTGGATTATACTGTAATAGACTTCATCAATGTGTGTTTGAGAACGCCATCTGCAAGAAAAATACAAATTACGAGTTACTCTTTATCACTTCCATATTACATGAGTTGACCGCATGTAACTGCACTACTTATAAGTTGCCGATTGCATGCTGAACGAATTTGGTGCGTAATTTCACGCTGAAGCTCAACAGATTTCTTAAACTGAACTGATTTTTTTCTAGTTTTAGGTAATAACTTCCCAGAACGTTGAAATTTTTGCTCTCTACATGGATTGCActaatgaaaaataatgaaaacatatcCTTACTTTCAGTACTCTGTTGGCATTGGAAGGGTTCCTGTTTGGCATAACTGATGTTTCTGAAAGCTTACTCCTCCTCATCGAATGCAGCAAGTGCAAGGGTAACTTTCACTCATCCCACCTGCAATAGTGTACAAGTGAGTGAGGTCATTCGCCCCTTACTCCAGTGCTTGTGAGTCAAAAATAATACTCTGGGGAGGGACAGGCATGTGCTAACTGTGGTAACGAAGCACAGCAATCTGCAACTAAGGGCTCCATGTTGTCAAATAATTCATTGATAAACACTCGTACAAATGGCCCATTTCCTTCAGTTTTCAACTCTCTTAAGAGCGACACGTTGGCAGCGGGACCTGacattcagccgccactttcaaaATAGATTTCACTGCAGACTGTGCAGGCTTCACACATCctccgtcttttttttattttttttttccttgaccgCTGTGTGTCAGGCCTTTGTTACTGCCTGCAACAAAAGCCATGCTACTGTGTCTGGTGCGGCCCTGCCGAAGCGGCCTGAAAGCACTCCCACTTTGCCCGTCACTATCAGCTCTGCCTGTGAATATCTGTGCACTAACACTGAAGCGTGCCACAAATAGCTTCTAGATTCCGTAACTGTGTCCACTTACATCTACCACTGAAATAACACAATGATTAAAGTAAAACAGTACAAAAGTGGCAACAAAGGTTTTATCAGCTTTAAGGCAGAGAACCAATGAAACGAGTATGTGTTAACGCGAATGTACAATATGAAGTGAGGGGTCTCGGGCACCCTGTAAGAGGTTGAAAGATTCACACAGGGTAGacaagcatggagagattctacaGACTGATCAGCAATACAGCTTAGCTTTAATGTATTATTGCTTGACAATCAGGCACATACTTTAAATTAAACAGATATCCTTAAAACCTGTATTGAAGCTTTCTTACTCTTATGAATAGCCGGTAAATTTGTGTGTTGACAGAGGCAGAATCAACAGAGATGGCTGGGATGGGCGACTTATCGTGCGAGATGCTACTCTCCATCTTTTCCTTCCTGCCCGTCCCAGACTTGGTACGGTGCGCTGCTGTGTCCGAGCAGTGGCACGGAGTTGTGACGGGCTTCACACACCTGTGGAAGGGCAAGACGTACACCACCAACAGAAGACCGAGCGAGTCTGCAGAGACCCGTGCCGTCCTGCGCGTCCTGCCGCCGCTGCAGCACCTCATCATCGAGCTGGCTGACGAGTTTGCAATCGAGTTTGCCTACCCACACATGACGCTGTCAGTGACTGACACGGGAGGCATAGAGGAATTCCCGAAACTGACGTGTGACTTTTTGCTGGCGAGAGGAGACATCGTGAGTAACATCCTGTCCTCTCGGTCGGCTGTAGACTTAGCGGCACTACGAAAGCTGCAGATCCTGAGGGTGCCGCCAGGCAACGTAGCGGACCCTCCTGTCTACAGAGTGGAAGACGTGGTCAGGTCTGCTCTGCAGCAGTGCCCGAATCTCAGAGGGCTGTTCATCTGCGAAGACCGCCTGTCGGCGGACTGCCTCGACACAGTGGAGGGATTCGCCCGGTTGCAGACTCTTGAAATTGTCTGCCCTGGACTGGATAAACTGGCGTTCTTGCGGCACTGTTCAGATTCGCTGGAGTTGCTGCGTCTCTGTAAGTTGTATTTTTGGGTTCGTGTATGTGTTTTTGCGTTTTTTTAATTCGTGTTTGTGTTTTTTAATTCGTGTTTGTGTTTTTTAATTCGTGTTTGTGTTTTTTAATTCGTGTTTGTGTTTTTTAATTCGTGTTTGTGTTTTTTAATTCGTGTTTGCGTTTTTTAATTCGTGTTTGTGTTTTTTAATTCGTGTTTGCGTTTTTTGAATTCGTGTTTGCGTTTTTTGAATTCGTGTTTGTGTTTTTTGAATTCGTGTTAGTGTATGTGCATGCACGAttgtgtgtttgcgcgcgcgcaatttaaacaaaaattaatcaGTTACAAACAAATGCCAATCTTCTTGTGTCTAATCATGCCACATGTGTTGCAAATCTACGTTCTCAGTTACcgatttttcataaaaataaagttCTAATGCTTTCGAATTTAACCCAATTTTactaaaaatttatgaaatttattgacAATTGTAGAAACTTTCTGCCACAGTCGCATAAGATAAGATTTTACTTGTtgctgacacatgaaaatttgttatAGCGGCGGACTCAATTTCCTGCTTGTCATGAGTGAGAAATCCTGATTTGAGTCGTGTCTggcacaaatttaaatgtcaccaaTATCTCAGTATTTAACGTCAGAAACATTCCAAAACCatcaataaatttcataaattatgtACAGCTGCATGTTCGTAATGAATTTCTTCCTTCAGGAATTACCAAAAATAACCCTTTAACAGTCTTCATAAAACACAAATTATTACGAATTTACtaggggcgtccaataagtaattCGGGTGGAAAAAATGAGTTTCAACCGCTAGAGTTTTATAGAGTTCCGATCCATTACAGGAACTAATTGAGTACTTGACTTCAGTGATGTCCAgactgaagttctgtggttaacatcAACCGAATAATACATACTGATTCTTGAATCTTGTCTATGTCCCTATCAGAGCTGTATACAAGGAATAACGTTCACTCACAGCTGGGTAAGGTGTGAGTCGGCGACTATCACTGTGGAACACTAGAGCACAGTGCGACATAGTGAGGAGCAGTGCGAACTGAGTCCTGATGCGACGCACTGAGGTACTGAGATTGAGAGATGGACAGCTCGGTCGCCAGCGGCGGCATATATGCACGCTGGACAGGGGATGTTATCAGTGCGTAGACTAGGAGGCGTGTCCTACACTTATCTTGCCATAGGCGCGCCTGGTTCAGAGCCTGCTATACAATGATTCCTAGTGCCAACTGGTGTGACGGCGAAGTCGTACACCAGCACACTAGCAGATTCTCAGGCCttcgcagaatgtctatggagacatggcagtgaacagaaACTGTGGTGAGTAGTTGGAGGCGCTCGTCGTCGCCACAAGATCTGGCAAACCGGATCAGTACCGTGCGTGCTGACTGGCTGCGCACAGATCTGTCTTGTGAATTGTTGGAACATCGTCGTCACGCCCGTCCACACAAAGATGCAGACGAACTCCTTCACAATGACAATGCAAGGCATCAGATGAGTCGGCACATCCGACAGGCGCTCACAAAACTCCACTGGACTGTTCTTCATCCATCATATAGCCAAGACATCGCACCTTCCAGCTTCCATCTTTGACCCAGTGAGGGATTCACTTTATGGGTAGCTTTCAGGAATGATGCGGAAGTCATTGACGCCGCAAGACCTAGGCTCTGATTACGATCATTAGTCACCAGACACCACATCTATGTTTGCAACGTGTGCAACATCTTACTAAAACCAAGAGGACATGCATTTTTTTCATGAAACTGATTACATACGTGTGTTAAATGGCATATACACTCGAGCAGCAAAGAAAGTGGTAgagacatgagtattcaaatacagaaatacgtaaaatggcagaacacggcgctgcggttggcatagCCTATAAAAGGCAATAATTGTCCgtcgaagttgttagatcggttactgctgctacaataacacATTATCAAGATCTAAattagtttgaacatggtgttagtcGGAGCGTGAGATATgatacacagcatctcagaggtagttaTGAACTGGGAGATTTTCCTGtgtggccatttcacgagtgtactgtgaatatcaggaacctagtaaaacatcaaatttctgacacCAGTGCTGGCGGaagaaaatcctgcaagaacgtgagcaACGACggttgaagacaatcgttcaatatgacagaagtgcaacccttccggaaattgatgcagatttcaatgttgggccgtcaacaagtgtcagcttgtgaaccattcaatgaaacatcatcgatatgggctttcggagctgaaggtccactcgtgtacccttaatgactgcatgacaaagctttatgcctccccTGGGCATGTCAACACTGACAATGAACTGTTgagtggaaacattttgcctggtcggacgagtcttgtttgaaATGGTATCAAGAGGATGGATATGTGTTGCTacggagacaacctcctgaatccatgaaacccacatgttagcaggggactgtccaaacaGGTgggtgctctgtaatggtgtgggacgtctacagttggagtgatatgggacccctgacacgtctagatacatcccctgcatccatttgtgtccattgtgcattgcaacCACGTTGATAAACTCCAACAGGAAAATGCGATACCGgacagtccagaattgctacagagtggctacaggaacactcttctgagtttaaacacttctgcagaCCACTAAACTCCCtcaatatgaacattattgagcatttttgtactttcaacattgcagtccAGTCAGCAATCATGATAATTtagtatataagaaactatcagcctcgattacgGTAATGAAactaacctttacctaggtttcagcccaaatacttgaaccttcttcagaagatatgccTGAACCTATAATTTGCCTAAGAGAGCATGGTGTAGAAAGCCAATTTTAAAAATGcggtgactacgcctattcaggctgttttagtttcaaTTCTAGACCACGCCCTCTTAGAGAAATTACAGGTTCAggcatatcttctgaagaaggctcacttatgttggctgaaacctaggtaaaggttggtttcattaccgtacTGGTGGCTGatagttttttaaatattattgagcgtatctgggctgccttgcaaagtactgttcagaagagaactgaacccgctcgtactcttactgatctatggacagccctgtaggatttgtggtgtcagttccctccagcactgcttcagaccttAGCAGAGCCCACgctgcagcacttctgcctgctcatggtggccctacacgatattacgcgggggtaccagtttctttcggtCTTCAGTGTATTTGATGGCTTCCGTATTTAAATGATGTAAATGTTGGAATTGATCGaaaaaatgaaaggggaagaaatgaccATAAGATGATTCATACCAGTGACAGAGTCAAAGCAAGACATAAAATGATCTTACTTTTTTTGAACTGAAATTCCTCAAAACAGTTTCTTCAAGAATTGGAGAGTTGCAGTGAACGGTTCCGACAGGCGGGTGGGGAGGGGTTGTTAATTGCGAATATTCGATTGCAGGATGGTGTTCTTGTCAGCAAAGAGTTTTTGAAGCAGCTCGTGTTGATATAAATTGGAACTAGTTAGTGCAGTATCTCGAagatagtggtaaaatgagtattaCTGAGTACTGTGAGCAGACGACAGCCGACTAGCGGTCGCCTCTCGACCTGCAGGTTGCACCGGTTTGCCGCCACAGGAGTACACGGAGCTGCGGCGGCTGGGGAACCTGCGGAGGCTGGGGCTGCACGAGTGCCAGGTGACGGATGGCGAGCTGCGGCTGGTCCTGGAGGCCCTCGGGTCGCTGGAGGCGCTCCAGCTGGACCGCTGCGGCCTGGTCCGCGACCTGTCGCTGCTGTGGCGCTCCAACAGCCTGCGCCAGCTGCGCCTGACGCTGCCGCCCGTGGCGGGCGCCCCTCTGGAGCTGAGGGACCCACGCCTGCAGGGGCTGCAGCGGAACCCGCGCATGCGCGTGTCGGTGGACGCCGACCCGGTGACGCTGCGCCTGCGCAACGTCAACGTGAACGCGGACGGGATGCCGAGCGCGCTGCCGCTGCTGCACGCCCTGGGCGTCGACGCCGGCAGCCTGGACCAGGTGGCCACCCTGCGGCGCTGCCCGCAGCTGCGCCACCTCTGCCTCAACTTCCTGGTCGGTGCCGACGAGCCCCAGCAGTCGGCCGTGTGGGTCCATATAAAGTTGACGAGTTCTCCGTAAAGATGACGGACAAAATAAAAGGGAAAAGAATTGAAGCCTGACACTCTCCGCTTGGGATAAGAGCTGACTTGGCAGCTGCTAGCAGCTCTGAGACTGCTACGAGAAAAAATAAAGGTAGGTAAACGTCTCGAGCCCAGATGCAAAATGAAAAGACCCCACAGCAGAGCACTGTGGCATATCACTAGACGATCCAAAACAGAAACACATTCACCTTCAGGTCTAATACCTTTTTGAGGtacaataataattacaaatttatcagCAATTCAATGGAACCGGTTATTATTTGCGGATCGGCTGCAAAAACATTTACTCTGAGGGTTTTTGACTACCCCTCATTGACATTACACTGAAAAAGAAACGAAGTAGTCAGTTCCACAAggacgtgtacaccataatttgaAATGTAACATCTGCAGCGACATCTCTGGGAGTCGTCTCGAATCTGTAATCCGTGCTGTTTTCCACAGTGAATAAAGTGTCAGTGTTGAATGTTTCATTTTTGTCGGTTGTATATTTGCGTATTTGCACTTGTATACAGCTAATTTAAACACTGAAAAAATATGCAGTATTTATCAAAAAGCCTTATGAGGTCCCCCCGCTGGAAGATAGTCCCTTGGTGGACTCTGTAAATTGCTGCAGCCACAAAAGACGGCCACCAtgctcttcaacacttcaagcAGTATCCTTCTACTGTTCTTTTTCTGGTCTTTAAAC is a genomic window of Schistocerca gregaria isolate iqSchGreg1 chromosome 9, iqSchGreg1.2, whole genome shotgun sequence containing:
- the LOC126291662 gene encoding uncharacterized protein LOC126291662, which produces MAGMGDLSCEMLLSIFSFLPVPDLVRCAAVSEQWHGVVTGFTHLWKGKTYTTNRRPSESAETRAVLRVLPPLQHLIIELADEFAIEFAYPHMTLSVTDTGGIEEFPKLTCDFLLARGDIVSNILSSRSAVDLAALRKLQILRVPPGNVADPPVYRVEDVVRSALQQCPNLRGLFICEDRLSADCLDTVEGFARLQTLEIVCPGLDKLAFLRHCSDSLELLRLCCTGLPPQEYTELRRLGNLRRLGLHECQVTDGELRLVLEALGSLEALQLDRCGLVRDLSLLWRSNSLRQLRLTLPPVAGAPLELRDPRLQGLQRNPRMRVSVDADPVTLRLRNVNVNADGMPSALPLLHALGVDAGSLDQVATLRRCPQLRHLCLNFLVGADEPQQSAVWVHIKLTSSP